One genomic window of Daphnia pulex isolate KAP4 chromosome 12, ASM2113471v1 includes the following:
- the LOC124208562 gene encoding sugar transporter SWEET1-like isoform X1: MALENFREILSVTATITTIIQFLTGVIICLSIRRKGGSGDISGFPFIAGVLGCSLWLRYGMLMKDTAMTVVNAVGLVLQLCYVFMYYLYATNKGPYLKQVVIVFSVILSTMLYVAVEPIEDKAEFRLGLLCCATTLIFCSAPLATLGDVLRTRSTETLPFYLILANVLVAAQWFLYGVAVHNTFVQVPNFISCLIALFQLALFAFFPSTNTRTKLQVSDEE, encoded by the exons ATGGCATTGGAAAACTTCAGAG AAATTTTGAGCGTAACCGCTACCATCACCACAATAATTCAGTTTTTAACTGGGGT AATTATTTGCTTGAGCATTCGAAGGAAGGGTGGCTCAGGAGACATTTCAGGATTTCCATTTATAGCTGGAGTACTGGG aTGCAGTTTGTGGCTTCGCTATGGAATGCTGATGAAAGACACTGCAATGACAGTGGTCAATGCCGTTGGACTTGTACTTCAGCTCTGCTATGTTTTCATGTATTATTTATATGCAACAAATAAG GGACCATATCTTAAACAAGTGGTAATTGTTTTTTCCGTGATTCTCTCTACTATGTTGTATGTAGCAGTGGAACCAATTGAGGATAAGGCTGAATTTAGACTGGGGTTGCTTTGTTGTGCCACCACCTTGATCTTCTGTTCTGCACCTCTTGCCACTTTG gGTGATGTCTTGAGGACACGCAGCACCGAAACATTACCATTTTACTTGATCCTTGCCAATGTTCTCGTTGCAGCGCAATGGTTTCTATATGGCGTGGCGGTTCACAATACTTTTGTCCAA GTGCCTAACTTTATCAGTTGCCTTATTGCCTTATTCCAATTGGCATTATTTGCCTTCTTTCCAAGTACCAATACCCGCACAAAACTCCAAGTAAGTGATGAAGAGTGA
- the LOC124208562 gene encoding sugar transporter SWEET1-like isoform X2, producing the protein MALENFREILSVTATITTIIQFLTGVIICLSIRRKGGSGDISGFPFIAGVLGCSLWLRYGMLMKDTAMTVVNAVGLVLQLCYVFMYYLYATNKGPYLKQVVIVFSVILSTMLYVAVEPIEDKAEFRLGLLCCATTLIFCSAPLATLGDVLRTRSTETLPFYLILANVLVAAQWFLYGVAVHNTFVQVPNFISCLIALFQLALFAFFPSTNTRTKLQNVV; encoded by the exons ATGGCATTGGAAAACTTCAGAG AAATTTTGAGCGTAACCGCTACCATCACCACAATAATTCAGTTTTTAACTGGGGT AATTATTTGCTTGAGCATTCGAAGGAAGGGTGGCTCAGGAGACATTTCAGGATTTCCATTTATAGCTGGAGTACTGGG aTGCAGTTTGTGGCTTCGCTATGGAATGCTGATGAAAGACACTGCAATGACAGTGGTCAATGCCGTTGGACTTGTACTTCAGCTCTGCTATGTTTTCATGTATTATTTATATGCAACAAATAAG GGACCATATCTTAAACAAGTGGTAATTGTTTTTTCCGTGATTCTCTCTACTATGTTGTATGTAGCAGTGGAACCAATTGAGGATAAGGCTGAATTTAGACTGGGGTTGCTTTGTTGTGCCACCACCTTGATCTTCTGTTCTGCACCTCTTGCCACTTTG gGTGATGTCTTGAGGACACGCAGCACCGAAACATTACCATTTTACTTGATCCTTGCCAATGTTCTCGTTGCAGCGCAATGGTTTCTATATGGCGTGGCGGTTCACAATACTTTTGTCCAA GTGCCTAACTTTATCAGTTGCCTTATTGCCTTATTCCAATTGGCATTATTTGCCTTCTTTCCAAGTACCAATACCCGCACAAAACTCCAA AATGTCGTATAA